The genomic interval CCATCCCTCGGTGTCACCCCatccctcagtgtcaccccatccctcagtgtcaccccatcCCTCGGTGTCACCCCATCCCTCGGTGTCACCCCatccctcagtgtcaccccatcCCTCGGTGTCACCCCATCCCTTGGTGTCACCCCATCCCTTGGTGTCACCCCGTGTCCCACAGGTGGTGAGAGCCAAGGAGCGGCTGGACGAGGAGCTGCGCATCCAGGCCAAGGGCGACAAGGAGAAGGGGCGGAAAGCCGAGACGTGACTCCTGCCCCCCGTGCCCCTCACCCTTAACTTATAGGTAGCCAATAAACACCATGTCCTCCAGCAcctggcctggctgctccaCACCCGGGGAGGGAGCGGGGACCTGCCTGCCCAGCGCTGGAGGGATCGGCCCCTGTGAGGGGCTGCATTTGcccaggggaggaggaagaggaggaggaggaggaggatcaGGAGGCAGTTGGGGAAgaaggggtgtccccagggctttAAGGCTGCCAGGGCTCAAATGGCACTgggggaggctgcaggaggtATTTTTGGTGGGGAGGTTGGATGCTCTTGCAGTGCTACCTCTGGCTCCATACCCTGGGTGTGCTGTGCCATTACCTTCTCCCAGTGTGGGTCGGGGTGAGGGGACACCCTGTGGCTGTCCCCACCTGCAGCTCACCCCACAGATGCTGGCAGGGTTTCACTGGTGCCAAGGCCGCCTGAGCAGGAGCGTGGGGACACGGCTGGAGGTCAGGCAGGGCCAGCCGTGCCCCCAGGGTCACACCCGTCCCCTCCTGcacccctctgtccccagcgTGGGCTCCTTGCCATTGCCACCACGACCATGGACTGAAACAGGAACTTACTTCAACTTCACtttattgttttcttaataAACTTCCTCTCCCCTGGACGAATATAGTGTTACAGTCGTTAGCTTATCTCGTACTTGTGCAGTCCTTACACGCTACGCTAACAGCGATGGAGCCcaacaggaggaaaataaaaacaacccaGAAACTACGATAGAAAGGCACTTCGAGACCGTTAAAATACTGATGTCCTGGAATGTGCAACAACAAACCGACGAGGAGCGAGGAGACGTTTCACCGGCCGGGGCGGCCTGGTCGAGGGCCCGCAGCCATGCTGGGCTAGGGCAGCGCCGGGCGGCCGCCGGTGAGGGCAGGGAGACCGGCTCCCTGCGGGGCTCCTGCAGCACGGCAGGGCGGGACTGCGGAGCCCCCCATGGCTCGGAGCGAGCGGGACGAGTGTGAGCCCCGGGGGAGGCTCCGAGCTGCCCCACGGCCGGGGGGCTCAGCCGGGAGCATCCCAGCGCCGCAGCCCGAGGAGGGAGCCCGGCAGCCGGTGCCAGCCGTGCCCGCATGCACTCGCGGTGCGTGGTTAGGTATGAACGTAGCTAAAGGGGGGCTGTGCCCCGGCGAGCAGCACACGCGGCCGTGTGCCTTGTCACGGGAGGGCCGGGCGGGGGCACAGGGGGAGGACACGGGCGGGTGCCGGGCCGGGGGTGCCCAGCCAGCTGGGCCCGGCACGGGGGGTGCCGCGGCTGCGGCGATGCCCGCGGCCGTGCGGGGTGGGATGGCACGGCCGGGCACAGCTCGGGGCTGTGCGGGTCCCCCGGCTGTCGCCCCGCTGTCCGTGCGGCAGGAGcccgggggctgcagccccccaCAGCAGCACCGAGGCCTGGGGCAGGGAGACGCCGAGTCAGCGGAAGCAGGAGAGCCCAAGCGGGACCCTGTCGGAGCAGGGGGCTGGTCGAGAAATAAATAGCGGCGTATCCGGCTGCCTAGGGCCGGGGGtggggggcaggagcagggggaccCCCCTGTGCCCCACCTGCCCCCAGCACGGGGTCGCAGCCGGCTCCGGCCGCCGAGGGATTATTGCTTTTCTCAGAAGAGTCCGTTCTTCTTTCGTGACGGGTAAAAGCACGAGCGAGGCCccgccggggctgcggggggaggagggggccaTGCCCCATCCCCCCGGCCCCAGAGAGCGGGATCTGCCCACGGGGCCGGCGGCTGACCCCGGGCATCGTCGGGCCCCTCAGTTGACAGCGGCGGGTTTGAGCAGCAGGGAGCCGGGGGGGATGAGCACCCAGCCGGGCGGCAGCGCCTCGGGGCTGCCCCCCGAGCTGACACCGGCCGAGAGGTCGAGCACGGCCCCcggcagcagtgccaggctctCGGGGGGCACCCGCGGCCGCCCCGGCTCCGTCCgttctcccctctccttccgGCTCTCCAGCCCCTTGCCCGCCTTGGGCGGCCGCCCCTCGGCCCCGCTGCCCTTCTCCCCTCGGCCTTGGCCCCGCCGGCCAGCAGCGACATGacgggcagccccagccccgccgcGAAGGGCGAGGGCAGCAGCGGGCTCTTGGCCAAGTTCAAGGGGCCGCCGTTGAGGGGCAGgacggggccgggcagggcgggcAGGGCGCCCGCAGCCCCGCAGCCCAGGGCGCTGAGGTCGAGCGGTGCCGGTGCCAAAGGGATGGGCAGCGCCGGCAGCCCCGGCGGAGCGAAGAGGGCGGCGGGGGTTGGGGATGACGAGCTGCGCCCCGTTAACGTAGGGCACCTCCGCCGAGCCCAGGGGCGTTTTGGGAGGCGGGTGGACCTTGAGCATCTCCGGGTGCTCGGGGGACACAAAATGCCCGTGGGCTTTGATGTGCTTGCGGAGGGAGCTGGGGTCGGTGTAGCGCTTGTGGCAGCCCGGCATCTTGCAGGAATAGGGCTTCTCCACGTAGTGGGTGCGGGTGTGCTTGAAGCGGTCGCTGGAGTTGGAGTATCGCTTGTTGCAGCCTTCATAGGGGCAGATGTAGGGCTTCTCACCTGTGGGACAGCAGCGGGTCTGCCGGGGGGCACCAGCCCTGCCGTGTCCCTGGgtccccccgagccccccgctCCCCCGGGGAGGGCGGTGCGGGGGCTGTCCTGACCTGTGTGTGAGCGGTTGTGGATTTTCAGGTTCTCCAGGCGGGAGAAGCTCTTGTTGCAGGTGGGGCAGCGATGCGGCTTCTCGTTGGTGTGCGTCCGGATGTGGATCAGCATCTTGTACCTGCCGGGATTGGGGCGATcgcagaatcatggaatgggttgggttgggaaGACCTTGAAGCTCTCATCGTTTCAAatcccctgccacaggcagggacaccttccactgtccatcctggccttggacacttccaggggcagccacagcttctcagcctccccaccctcacaacAATTTcctcccaatatcccatctaatccctccttttaatttaaaactgttcGCCCTTGTCCTATCACCATCTGCCCATGGAAGCATCAGGGAGGGAATGTTAGGGAAGGGGTCAGCCCTGACTCCCAGAGCAAGTTCTTGTCCTCGTGCCTTGGATATGGGGTGGGAGAACAGGGACATCCAGGCCAGCACAGTCATCCAGCCCCCTCCAGGACCTTGCACCTTGCacaagagggagggagggacagatGGAGGCTTCCCTTGCACATCCCCAGTGCtgggctcctgccttcccacagcagccccccagagaccccagaaATCCCCTGGAGCTCCCCATGCCCACCTGGCATTGAAGCCCCTGCCATGGCGGGCACAGCCCTCCCAGTGGCAGCAGTACCCCGCGTCCTTCTCGGGTTTGACGTGGAAATCGTTGACGTGGTCCACCAGGTCTTGCAGGAGGTCGAAGAACTGGTTGCACTGTGGGCAGGAGGCTGGTGGTGAGGGAGCCCAGCAGGGTGGGCACCAGGGGAGCCAGACCCCCATCATGGCCA from Poecile atricapillus isolate bPoeAtr1 chromosome 14, bPoeAtr1.hap1, whole genome shotgun sequence carries:
- the GLIS2 gene encoding LOW QUALITY PROTEIN: zinc finger protein GLIS2 (The sequence of the model RefSeq protein was modified relative to this genomic sequence to represent the inferred CDS: inserted 1 base in 1 codon; deleted 1 base in 1 codon); the protein is MHSLEEPLDLKLSISKLRAAREKRGPSGPRPRAPQRPDTPPAGDGRGGSRGGRRAVPASPSPGLLGHSRLVEPRDGRFPAAVPVVDLSLSPRSGGESPAGSASLSPERQGSGDLPGPLTPHDFQSLRYIDGLPSSFQFFLPLGAGGALHLPPAAFLPPSKEKRLPPELPLPKQLVCRWSKCNQFFDLLQDLVDHVNDFHVKPEKDAGYCCHWEGCARHGRGFNARYKMLIHIRTHTNEKPHRCPTCNKSFSRLENLKIHNRSHTGEKPYICPYEGCNKRYSNSSDRFKHTRTHYVEKPYSCKMPGCHKRYTDPSSLRKHIKAHGHFVSPEHPEMLKVHPPPKTPLGSAEVPYVNGAQLVIPNPAALFAPPGLPALPIPLAPAPLDLSALGCGAAGALPALPGPVLPLNGGPLNLAKSPLLPSPFAAGLGLPVMSLLAGGAKAEGRRAAGPRGGRPRRAXGLESRKERGERTEPGRPRVPPESLALLPGAVLDLSAGVSSGGSPEALPPGWVLIPPGSLLLKPAAVN